The following proteins come from a genomic window of Lolium rigidum isolate FL_2022 chromosome 5, APGP_CSIRO_Lrig_0.1, whole genome shotgun sequence:
- the LOC124656842 gene encoding protein ELF4-LIKE 3-like → MENGNGVGGEPVPNGGGAGTGKAVQAFERCFGQVQGILEHNRVLIQEIEQNQESGEDGGLNRNVALIRELNSNIARVGSLYCDLSAAFAQGTPAARAADAAKGYNKMSRPPK, encoded by the coding sequence ATGGAGAACGGCAACGGCGTCGGCGGGGAGCCGGTTCCGAACGGGGGAGGAGCCGGGACCGGCAAGGCGGTGCAGGCGTTTGAGCGATGCTTCGGGCAGGTGCAGGGGATCCTGGAGCACAACCGAGTGCTGATCCAGGAGATCGAGCAGAACCAGGAGTCCGGCGAGGACGGCGGCCTGAACCGCAACGTGGCCCTCATCCGCGAGCTCAACAGCAACATCGCGCGCGTCGGCAGCCTCTACTGCGACCTCTCGGCCGCCTTCGCCCAGGGCACCCCCGCCGCCAGAGCTGCCGACGCCGCCAAGGGGTACAACAAGATGTCGCGCCCGCCCAAGTAG